One Synechococcus sp. MU1617 DNA window includes the following coding sequences:
- the infA gene encoding translation initiation factor IF-1: MIETSGVIEKEQGNGFYLVTLEQPAGHQCLCRAAGKLTKFRIKLLAGDKVLVEISPYDLTRGRITYRERNAGAPGGRPGGNRPGGPRRR; the protein is encoded by the coding sequence ATGATCGAAACCTCGGGCGTGATCGAGAAGGAACAGGGAAACGGGTTCTATCTGGTCACCCTCGAGCAGCCTGCTGGTCACCAATGTCTCTGCAGAGCCGCTGGAAAGCTCACCAAGTTCCGGATCAAATTGCTCGCTGGTGACAAGGTGCTTGTGGAGATCAGCCCCTACGACCTCACCCGCGGCCGAATCACCTACCGCGAGCGCAACGCTGGCGCCCCCGGCGGTCGTCCCGGCGGTAATCGCCCCGGTGGTCCCCGCCGTCGCTGA